The following are encoded in a window of Vespula vulgaris chromosome 8, iyVesVulg1.1, whole genome shotgun sequence genomic DNA:
- the LOC127065597 gene encoding uncharacterized protein LOC127065597 isoform X4, with translation MKIDNDDPPTKHKRESVKETSVLNEMEEEIERQLDAKAAKTNLTATNVKNILKRVITNNEQVMAVVQKRLHDTEEDIIFEPKLTRAKAKELGAVEQVNVLWNTRPVKKPPLQVLIDEEFPEDSSDEEYKPEQDKQSDDDREIEISISGDIESQLPIPVHQFDSALQKKPKSPNIQYDPEGIFKIPCLPHVPTEEESIGHRTRSKLCLSETPLEQIEQAFVPPDITTDMYDSDCDEDWGNFLKEFTQPLEQEHTAEDDPEADPEYNILEDEETDLLDKEELRADKDVEITFKELIDLFEFTDTFIKQEEQEVSKKKKLSDNLNTSVEKNTLNCSELSMLVNFEQRHLLTIQLQQHVQLMVQHFAMTYMHPDLHILSKTCKQNLNSIRYLSNGPNSAFNVGNISDALKLVSDWENKFLEPKFHEEFKKHIEDENTIKTMRLKNRWEYIPQFYPDLIKLFVESKALIYPQLLPDIPFKSELTKYTKSPFLKPEENLIALGLEQFFPFVASQKTKFKSKKFQLFDVAQLIAEYLLPVRESKKIFFYVRKQRSAKDFNPIKHYFDKGTAPRIIHYITLEYDHKAPIHQPIHLLPAKWQNYLTNTKPKMDILKRKHILNSYNDTSKIENLINDKFNLHPYVSKHHPLRNPIVNVLPKILPNPKLLSNNITTKSVQGKTNIQTTRSQQSCDIGNIRKVLSKSTENTDKHAIANKEDKQNESINSSNVEIKDTKITKKSNEALLQSPQIRKTTPRLAKTKSAQNMKLMVQGLGSKNISNCSNTKSRGKGELEKNSECSPDSSKVDNEDEIAELMLASTTIKKDNRKKAKQARELENIKRLLEAENLLNEGEREEKFAASYLQKLHLTLESNNPDILKIVIKLILDYNDKIENLNQLEHEISFSKKYESSEMQEVIQKNTITRDTLAIELYQNIYDKLRNFPELCSDLLLFLKPHQAALIGKSVEYIMLQKMSEFLNVIQVYFTKQPSRLAKIMQAITQLSSDPHVTLENVHNIMTPLLKAHPLVMDLFLQILPNGKPPESLFTVDTFENLTCPLGPHDKNKVYTDDAPELYENIELPMSVSQEDPYGGDNCKCDCHNADGSSNRNTNEHCISCGTKFLNGRIYLQTSEGLRPAKITFPGADKEKLENIARVSLKVADKFTPPIASKQRRKSSKTDIGDDSCQKQCLPKNSPLKENEDNEKIISRSKRGTKSPPKSGEPKKSLKKVTFTDEAISSKKAHSPQSINKREKKIERKTRLEQSTYDNSCSESDYPSKCVVIENTFEKDISPKDKMFINKNMEHDMKNNIMAPNPEKDRDIINSSTSLEKMDISNDCDSDTNSEMEFIIDKPWTRQEDMILLLSIKEEYSENTFLKVSQELEDRTIEQVKERCKTLLSLLEQML, from the exons ATGA AAATCGATAATGATGATCCACCTACTAAACATAAAAGAGAATCAGTCAAAGAAACGTCAGTTCTTAACGAAATGGAAGAAGAGATTGAGAGGCAACTTGATGCTAAAGCAGCTAAAACTAATCTAACTGCTacgaatgtaaaaaatatattaaaacgtgTTATTACAAACAATGAACAAGTAATGGCTGTGGTACAAAAACGTTTACATGATACAGAAGAAGATATCATTTTTGAACCTAAACTCACAAGAGCTAAAGCAAA aGAATTAGGTGCCGTAGAACAAGTTAATGTGTTGTGGAATACTAGACCAGTTAAGAAACCACCGTTACAAGTATTAATAGACGAAGAATTCCCAGAAGACTCTTCTGATGAAGAATATAAGCCAGAGCAAGATAAACAAAGTGATgacgatagagaaatagaaatttctaTTAGTGGCGATATAGAGTCACAACTACCTATCCCAGTACATCAGTTTGATTCAGCTTTACAAAAAAAACCTAAATCACCTAATATTCAATATGATCCAGaaggaatttttaaaattccttg CTTACCTCATGTACcaacagaagaagaaagtattgGTCATAGAACACGTTCTAAACTTTGCTTAAGTGAAACACCATTAGAACAAATTGAACAGGCATTTGTGCCCCCTGATATTACGACAGATATGTATGATTCTGATTGTGACGAAGATTGGGgtaattttttgaaagaatttaCACAACCTTTAGAACAAGAGCACACTGCAGAAGATGATCCAGAAGCTGATCCTGAATATAACATTTTGGAAGATGAAGAAACAGATTTAT TggataaagaagaattaagGGCCGACAAAGATGTCGAAATTACTTTTAAGGAGTTAATTGATTTGTTTGAGTTTACAGATACATTTATcaaacaagaagaacaagaagtatctaaaaaaaagaaactttcagATAATTTAAATACATCTGTTGAAAAGAACACACtg AATTGTTCTGAACTTTCAATGTTAGTAAACTTTGAGCAGCGCCATTTACTAACTATTCAATTACAACAACATGTTCAACTAATGGTACAACATTTTGCTATGACATACATGCATCCAGATTTACATATCCTCTCAAAAACgtgtaaacaaaatttaaatagCATAAG atATTTAAGTAATGGGCCAAATTCTGCATTCAATGTAGGAAATATATCTGATGCATTAAAATTAGTTTCTGATtgggaaaataaatttttggaGCCAAAGTTTCATGAAGAATTCAAAAAACATATAGAAGATGAAAATACTATAAAAACAATGCGTCTTAAGAATAGATGGGAATATATACCTCAATTTTATCCcgatctaataaaattatttgttgaAAGCAAAGCTTTGATATATCCACAACTTCTACCAGATATACCTTTCAAAAGTGAATTAACTAAATACACAAAGTCACCATTTTTAAAACCTGAAGAAAA tttaatTGCATTAGGCCTTGAGCAATTCTTCCCATTTGTGGCATCTCAAAAGACGaaatttaaaagtaaaaagttcCAATTATTTGATGTAGCTCAATTAATTGCTGAATATTTACTACCTGTtagagaatcaaaaaaaatatttttctatgttcGAAAACAACGTTCTGCCAAAGATTTCAATCCAATTAAG CATTATTTTGACAAGGGTACAGCTCCTAGAATAATACATTACATAACATTAGAATATGATCATAAAGCACCAATACATCAGCCAATACATCTTTTACCTGCAAAATGGCAAAATTATCTTACTAAT acTAAACCAAAAATGGATATATTAAAACGTAAACATATTCTGAATTCATACAATGATACATCTAAGATAGAAAACCTAATAAATGATAAGTTCAATCTACATCCTTATGTTTCAAAACATCATCCACTACGAAATCCAATTGTAAATGTTCTGCCTAAAATACTGCCAAACCCGAaacttttatcaaataatataacaacaaAAAGTGTTCAAGGAAAAACTAATATTCAAACTACTAGATCACAACAATCATGTGATATTGGTAATATTAGAAAAGTGTTAAGTAAAAGTACTGAAAATACGGACAAACATGCAATAGCAAATAAGgaagataaacaaaatgaatcaattaattcatcaaatgtagaaataaaagatacaaaaataacaaaaaagtcAAATGAAGCATTATTGCAATCTCCACAAATACGAAAAACAACTCCACGTTTGGCAAAAACAAAGAGTGcacaaaatatgaaattaatggTTCAAGGTTTaggatcaaaaaatatatctaattgcAGTAATACAAAGTCTAGAGGAAAGGGAGaactagaaaaaaattcgGAGTGTTCTCCTGATTCATCAAAAGTT GACAATGAGGATGAAATTGCAGAACTTATGTTAGCAAGCACtactattaaaaaagataatagaaagaagGCTAAGCAGGCTagagaattagaaaatataaagagactATTGGAAGCTGAAAATCTTTTgaatgaaggagaaagagaagaaa AATTTGCAGCATCATATCTTCAGAAATTACACTTGACATTGGAATCTAATAATccagatattttaaaaattgtaattaaattaattttagattACAATGACAAAATTGAGAATCTTAATCAATTGGAacatgaaatatctttttctaaaaaatatgaatCCTCTGAGATGCAAGAAGTGATACAAAAAAACACGATAACTAGAGATACATTAGCTATAGAATTATATCAAAACATCTACGATAAATTACGAAATTTTCCAGAATTGTGTTCAGActtgttgttatttttaaagcCACATCAAGCTGCATTAATAGGTAAATCTGtagaatatataatgttaCAAAAAATGAGTGAATTTTTAAACGTCATACAAGTCTATTTTACTAAGCAACCATCTCGGCTTGCAAAAATAATGCAGGCAATTACACAACTTTCATCTGATCCTCATGTAACATTAGAAAATGTTCACAATATTATGACTCCTCTACTCAAGGCACATCCTTTAGTTATGGatctatttttacaaatattacctAATGGTAAACCTCCAGAAAG tttatttACAGTAGAtacgtttgaaaatttaacTTGTCCATTGGGTCCTCATGATAAAAATAAGGTATATACAGATGATGCACCAGAGTTATATGAGAATATAGAATTACCAATGTCAGTTTCCCAAGAAGATCCTTATGGTGGAGATAATTGTAAATGTGATTGTCATAATGCAGATGGTTCAAGTAACAGAAATACTAATGAACATTGTATATCTTGTGGAACTAag ttTCTGAATGGAAGAATATATCTTCAAACTTCCGAAGGCTTACGTCCTGCAAAAATAACATTCCCAGGagctgataaagaaaaattagaaaatattgcaAGGGTGTCTTTAAAAGTTGCTGATAAATTTACCCCACCTATTGCATCTAAACAACGTCGAAAATCTTCAAAAACTGATATTGGTGACGATTCATGTCAAAAACAATGTCTTCCCAAGAATTCacctttaaaagaaaatgaagataacGAAAAAATCATATCAAGATCTAAAAGAGGTACAAAATCACCACCCAAATCGGGAGAAccaaaaaaatcattgaaaaaagtAACATTCACTGATGAAGCGATATCTAGTAAGAAGGCACACTCTCCACAATCTATAAATAAacgtgaaaaaaagatagaacgaaAGACGCGGTTGGAACAAAGTACTTATGATAATTCATGTTCAGAAAGTGACTATCCTTCGAAATGCGTTGTAATTGAAAATAcatttgaaaaagatatatctcCAAAggataaaatgtttataaacaaGAACATGGAACATGATATGA aaaataatattatggcGCCTAATccagaaaaagatagagatataataaatagtagtACAAGTTTAGAAAAAATGGATATTTCAAATGATTGTGATTCTGATACAAATTCTGAAAtggaatttattatcgataagcCGTGGACACGACAAGAGGATatgattcttcttttaagTATTAAGGAGGAGTATTcagaaaatacatttttgaaGGTTAGCCAAGAATTGGAAGATCGTACCATTGAACAg gtCAAGGAAAGATGCAAAACATTACTTTCTTTGTTAGAGcaaatgttataa
- the LOC127065597 gene encoding uncharacterized protein LOC127065597 isoform X3 produces MVGEIDNDDPPTKHKRESVKETSVLNEMEEEIERQLDAKAAKTNLTATNVKNILKRVITNNEQVMAVVQKRLHDTEEDIIFEPKLTRAKAKELGAVEQVNVLWNTRPVKKPPLQVLIDEEFPEDSSDEEYKPEQDKQSDDDREIEISISGDIESQLPIPVHQFDSALQKKPKSPNIQYDPEGIFKIPCLPHVPTEEESIGHRTRSKLCLSETPLEQIEQAFVPPDITTDMYDSDCDEDWGNFLKEFTQPLEQEHTAEDDPEADPEYNILEDEETDLLDKEELRADKDVEITFKELIDLFEFTDTFIKQEEQEVSKKKKLSDNLNTSVEKNTLNCSELSMLVNFEQRHLLTIQLQQHVQLMVQHFAMTYMHPDLHILSKTCKQNLNSIRYLSNGPNSAFNVGNISDALKLVSDWENKFLEPKFHEEFKKHIEDENTIKTMRLKNRWEYIPQFYPDLIKLFVESKALIYPQLLPDIPFKSELTKYTKSPFLKPEENLIALGLEQFFPFVASQKTKFKSKKFQLFDVAQLIAEYLLPVRESKKIFFYVRKQRSAKDFNPIKHYFDKGTAPRIIHYITLEYDHKAPIHQPIHLLPAKWQNYLTNTKPKMDILKRKHILNSYNDTSKIENLINDKFNLHPYVSKHHPLRNPIVNVLPKILPNPKLLSNNITTKSVQGKTNIQTTRSQQSCDIGNIRKVLSKSTENTDKHAIANKEDKQNESINSSNVEIKDTKITKKSNEALLQSPQIRKTTPRLAKTKSAQNMKLMVQGLGSKNISNCSNTKSRGKGELEKNSECSPDSSKVDNEDEIAELMLASTTIKKDNRKKAKQARELENIKRLLEAENLLNEGEREEKFAASYLQKLHLTLESNNPDILKIVIKLILDYNDKIENLNQLEHEISFSKKYESSEMQEVIQKNTITRDTLAIELYQNIYDKLRNFPELCSDLLLFLKPHQAALIGKSVEYIMLQKMSEFLNVIQVYFTKQPSRLAKIMQAITQLSSDPHVTLENVHNIMTPLLKAHPLVMDLFLQILPNGKPPESLFTVDTFENLTCPLGPHDKNKVYTDDAPELYENIELPMSVSQEDPYGGDNCKCDCHNADGSSNRNTNEHCISCGTKFLNGRIYLQTSEGLRPAKITFPGADKEKLENIARVSLKVADKFTPPIASKQRRKSSKTDIGDDSCQKQCLPKNSPLKENEDNEKIISRSKRGTKSPPKSGEPKKSLKKVTFTDEAISSKKAHSPQSINKREKKIERKTRLEQSTYDNSCSESDYPSKCVVIENTFEKDISPKDKMFINKNMEHDMKNNIMAPNPEKDRDIINSSTSLEKMDISNDCDSDTNSEMEFIIDKPWTRQEDMILLLSIKEEYSENTFLKVSQELEDRTIEQVKERCKTLLSLLEQML; encoded by the exons ATGGTGGGGG AAATCGATAATGATGATCCACCTACTAAACATAAAAGAGAATCAGTCAAAGAAACGTCAGTTCTTAACGAAATGGAAGAAGAGATTGAGAGGCAACTTGATGCTAAAGCAGCTAAAACTAATCTAACTGCTacgaatgtaaaaaatatattaaaacgtgTTATTACAAACAATGAACAAGTAATGGCTGTGGTACAAAAACGTTTACATGATACAGAAGAAGATATCATTTTTGAACCTAAACTCACAAGAGCTAAAGCAAA aGAATTAGGTGCCGTAGAACAAGTTAATGTGTTGTGGAATACTAGACCAGTTAAGAAACCACCGTTACAAGTATTAATAGACGAAGAATTCCCAGAAGACTCTTCTGATGAAGAATATAAGCCAGAGCAAGATAAACAAAGTGATgacgatagagaaatagaaatttctaTTAGTGGCGATATAGAGTCACAACTACCTATCCCAGTACATCAGTTTGATTCAGCTTTACAAAAAAAACCTAAATCACCTAATATTCAATATGATCCAGaaggaatttttaaaattccttg CTTACCTCATGTACcaacagaagaagaaagtattgGTCATAGAACACGTTCTAAACTTTGCTTAAGTGAAACACCATTAGAACAAATTGAACAGGCATTTGTGCCCCCTGATATTACGACAGATATGTATGATTCTGATTGTGACGAAGATTGGGgtaattttttgaaagaatttaCACAACCTTTAGAACAAGAGCACACTGCAGAAGATGATCCAGAAGCTGATCCTGAATATAACATTTTGGAAGATGAAGAAACAGATTTAT TggataaagaagaattaagGGCCGACAAAGATGTCGAAATTACTTTTAAGGAGTTAATTGATTTGTTTGAGTTTACAGATACATTTATcaaacaagaagaacaagaagtatctaaaaaaaagaaactttcagATAATTTAAATACATCTGTTGAAAAGAACACACtg AATTGTTCTGAACTTTCAATGTTAGTAAACTTTGAGCAGCGCCATTTACTAACTATTCAATTACAACAACATGTTCAACTAATGGTACAACATTTTGCTATGACATACATGCATCCAGATTTACATATCCTCTCAAAAACgtgtaaacaaaatttaaatagCATAAG atATTTAAGTAATGGGCCAAATTCTGCATTCAATGTAGGAAATATATCTGATGCATTAAAATTAGTTTCTGATtgggaaaataaatttttggaGCCAAAGTTTCATGAAGAATTCAAAAAACATATAGAAGATGAAAATACTATAAAAACAATGCGTCTTAAGAATAGATGGGAATATATACCTCAATTTTATCCcgatctaataaaattatttgttgaAAGCAAAGCTTTGATATATCCACAACTTCTACCAGATATACCTTTCAAAAGTGAATTAACTAAATACACAAAGTCACCATTTTTAAAACCTGAAGAAAA tttaatTGCATTAGGCCTTGAGCAATTCTTCCCATTTGTGGCATCTCAAAAGACGaaatttaaaagtaaaaagttcCAATTATTTGATGTAGCTCAATTAATTGCTGAATATTTACTACCTGTtagagaatcaaaaaaaatatttttctatgttcGAAAACAACGTTCTGCCAAAGATTTCAATCCAATTAAG CATTATTTTGACAAGGGTACAGCTCCTAGAATAATACATTACATAACATTAGAATATGATCATAAAGCACCAATACATCAGCCAATACATCTTTTACCTGCAAAATGGCAAAATTATCTTACTAAT acTAAACCAAAAATGGATATATTAAAACGTAAACATATTCTGAATTCATACAATGATACATCTAAGATAGAAAACCTAATAAATGATAAGTTCAATCTACATCCTTATGTTTCAAAACATCATCCACTACGAAATCCAATTGTAAATGTTCTGCCTAAAATACTGCCAAACCCGAaacttttatcaaataatataacaacaaAAAGTGTTCAAGGAAAAACTAATATTCAAACTACTAGATCACAACAATCATGTGATATTGGTAATATTAGAAAAGTGTTAAGTAAAAGTACTGAAAATACGGACAAACATGCAATAGCAAATAAGgaagataaacaaaatgaatcaattaattcatcaaatgtagaaataaaagatacaaaaataacaaaaaagtcAAATGAAGCATTATTGCAATCTCCACAAATACGAAAAACAACTCCACGTTTGGCAAAAACAAAGAGTGcacaaaatatgaaattaatggTTCAAGGTTTaggatcaaaaaatatatctaattgcAGTAATACAAAGTCTAGAGGAAAGGGAGaactagaaaaaaattcgGAGTGTTCTCCTGATTCATCAAAAGTT GACAATGAGGATGAAATTGCAGAACTTATGTTAGCAAGCACtactattaaaaaagataatagaaagaagGCTAAGCAGGCTagagaattagaaaatataaagagactATTGGAAGCTGAAAATCTTTTgaatgaaggagaaagagaagaaa AATTTGCAGCATCATATCTTCAGAAATTACACTTGACATTGGAATCTAATAATccagatattttaaaaattgtaattaaattaattttagattACAATGACAAAATTGAGAATCTTAATCAATTGGAacatgaaatatctttttctaaaaaatatgaatCCTCTGAGATGCAAGAAGTGATACAAAAAAACACGATAACTAGAGATACATTAGCTATAGAATTATATCAAAACATCTACGATAAATTACGAAATTTTCCAGAATTGTGTTCAGActtgttgttatttttaaagcCACATCAAGCTGCATTAATAGGTAAATCTGtagaatatataatgttaCAAAAAATGAGTGAATTTTTAAACGTCATACAAGTCTATTTTACTAAGCAACCATCTCGGCTTGCAAAAATAATGCAGGCAATTACACAACTTTCATCTGATCCTCATGTAACATTAGAAAATGTTCACAATATTATGACTCCTCTACTCAAGGCACATCCTTTAGTTATGGatctatttttacaaatattacctAATGGTAAACCTCCAGAAAG tttatttACAGTAGAtacgtttgaaaatttaacTTGTCCATTGGGTCCTCATGATAAAAATAAGGTATATACAGATGATGCACCAGAGTTATATGAGAATATAGAATTACCAATGTCAGTTTCCCAAGAAGATCCTTATGGTGGAGATAATTGTAAATGTGATTGTCATAATGCAGATGGTTCAAGTAACAGAAATACTAATGAACATTGTATATCTTGTGGAACTAag ttTCTGAATGGAAGAATATATCTTCAAACTTCCGAAGGCTTACGTCCTGCAAAAATAACATTCCCAGGagctgataaagaaaaattagaaaatattgcaAGGGTGTCTTTAAAAGTTGCTGATAAATTTACCCCACCTATTGCATCTAAACAACGTCGAAAATCTTCAAAAACTGATATTGGTGACGATTCATGTCAAAAACAATGTCTTCCCAAGAATTCacctttaaaagaaaatgaagataacGAAAAAATCATATCAAGATCTAAAAGAGGTACAAAATCACCACCCAAATCGGGAGAAccaaaaaaatcattgaaaaaagtAACATTCACTGATGAAGCGATATCTAGTAAGAAGGCACACTCTCCACAATCTATAAATAAacgtgaaaaaaagatagaacgaaAGACGCGGTTGGAACAAAGTACTTATGATAATTCATGTTCAGAAAGTGACTATCCTTCGAAATGCGTTGTAATTGAAAATAcatttgaaaaagatatatctcCAAAggataaaatgtttataaacaaGAACATGGAACATGATATGA aaaataatattatggcGCCTAATccagaaaaagatagagatataataaatagtagtACAAGTTTAGAAAAAATGGATATTTCAAATGATTGTGATTCTGATACAAATTCTGAAAtggaatttattatcgataagcCGTGGACACGACAAGAGGATatgattcttcttttaagTATTAAGGAGGAGTATTcagaaaatacatttttgaaGGTTAGCCAAGAATTGGAAGATCGTACCATTGAACAg gtCAAGGAAAGATGCAAAACATTACTTTCTTTGTTAGAGcaaatgttataa